Proteins encoded in a region of the candidate division TA06 bacterium B3_TA06 genome:
- the buk gene encoding butyrate kinase, which translates to MGHRILALNPGGGSTKVALYEDSKAIHEDKIRHPADEIAGFASTLEQLDYRREAIDSLLDAWKVDKTTFSAVVGRGGPFKPLVSGTYRVNERMLSDIREGRVAADHPSNLGALLAAEIASPLGIPAFIVDPVSVDEFIPESRISGLPDIERRSLSHALNMKMVGRKAAAKLGKRYQDLSLVIAHLGTGISIGAHRKGRQIDVNNANDGGPMSPQRTGYLPVTQLVKLCFSGFYDEKALKKKITKEGGLLAYLGSDDISPLYRKAEAGDEKVGLVLRAMVQQIAKEIAAQSAVLDGELDAIVLTGGMAYEPNLIEAIKRKISFITPNILVFPGEDELEALALGALRVLTGEEEAMTYE; encoded by the coding sequence ATGGGGCATAGGATCCTTGCCTTAAATCCGGGAGGAGGCTCAACCAAGGTGGCACTTTACGAGGACTCAAAGGCAATCCACGAAGACAAGATCCGTCATCCAGCAGATGAGATCGCCGGGTTCGCGTCCACCTTAGAACAACTCGATTACAGGCGCGAAGCGATCGATTCACTCCTTGATGCGTGGAAGGTAGATAAAACAACGTTTTCCGCGGTTGTGGGCCGTGGAGGGCCGTTCAAGCCTCTTGTTTCAGGCACCTACCGGGTGAACGAGCGGATGCTTTCAGATATCCGCGAAGGCCGGGTGGCAGCGGATCATCCCTCAAACCTGGGAGCGCTACTGGCCGCAGAGATCGCATCACCTTTGGGGATACCTGCGTTCATAGTTGATCCTGTTTCGGTGGATGAGTTCATCCCTGAGTCCCGCATCTCAGGCCTGCCTGATATCGAACGGCGTTCCCTATCTCACGCCTTAAACATGAAGATGGTGGGCCGCAAGGCGGCGGCCAAGCTGGGCAAGCGATATCAGGACCTCAGCCTGGTCATCGCCCATCTCGGGACCGGAATCTCCATAGGTGCGCACCGCAAGGGCCGACAGATAGACGTCAACAACGCAAACGACGGCGGACCCATGTCCCCACAGCGTACCGGTTACCTTCCAGTTACCCAGCTAGTCAAGCTCTGCTTCTCTGGTTTCTACGACGAAAAAGCCCTGAAGAAGAAGATCACCAAGGAAGGCGGATTACTTGCTTACCTCGGATCAGATGATATATCACCACTTTATCGTAAAGCTGAAGCGGGTGATGAAAAGGTTGGGCTGGTCCTTCGTGCCATGGTCCAGCAGATAGCCAAGGAGATTGCGGCACAGTCTGCTGTCCTGGATGGGGAGCTTGATGCTATTGTTCTTACCGGGGGAATGGCGTATGAACCCAATCTTATAGAAGCGATCAAGCGCAAGATTTCGTTTATTACCCCGAACATTCTAGTCTTCCCGGGCGAGGATGAGCTTGAGGCGCTCGCCTTGGGCGCTCTGCGTGTCCTCACCGGAGAAGAGGAGGCCATGACGTATGAGTGA
- the iorA gene encoding indolepyruvate ferredoxin oxidoreductase subunit alpha, producing MSEKKFLSGDEAVAQGAWEAGCHVAASYPGTPATEILEAVATYPEIYCEWSVNEKVAYEVVLGASMGGARALYASKHVGLNVAADPFFSSAYIGSRGGLVVVTADDPSMHSSQNEQDNRYYGIAAKVPVLSPSDSQECKDFTKLAFEISERFNIPVIVRLTTRTSHANGVVTCEDRVEVPVKGYEKNIQKNLILPMFARKLHVSLEERMLALKEFSETSDINRVEKGEEGVGVIADGVAYTYAKEVYPSAWFLKLGMMHPLPEKLVRELASKVKKIYVVEENDPVIEQAVKAMGIACIGKEKVPRVLELNPDRLRSAFFDEEPVKIDTGDVPARPPALCPGCTHRPVFHILSRLKPVITGDIGCYTLGALPPLNAMDTCVDMGASITVAHGIRKALDQIEDEKQKQKKIVAVIGDSTFYHSGLTGLANAVYNSSPITVVIMDNRITAMTGHQQHPGTGKTLMGEETTEIDAAEVARALGVKHVWVVDPNNYKETKEVLKEAISLDEPSVVVAKRACPLYDRSEWQKPYWINTDECNGCKICVGLGCPAISFDAETEKAKVTEVLCTGCSICAQVCPKGAIHASEDN from the coding sequence ATGAGTGAGAAGAAGTTCCTATCCGGAGACGAAGCGGTTGCGCAGGGAGCCTGGGAGGCAGGCTGTCATGTAGCGGCATCGTATCCTGGAACACCGGCTACCGAGATACTTGAGGCTGTAGCCACCTACCCGGAGATCTACTGCGAGTGGTCGGTAAACGAGAAGGTGGCCTACGAGGTGGTGCTTGGTGCATCCATGGGCGGTGCCCGCGCTTTATACGCGTCCAAGCACGTCGGTTTGAACGTAGCCGCCGACCCCTTCTTCTCATCGGCATACATCGGCTCACGCGGCGGCCTGGTGGTGGTTACCGCAGACGATCCTTCCATGCACTCCTCCCAGAACGAGCAGGACAACCGCTACTACGGCATCGCGGCCAAGGTGCCTGTGCTTTCCCCATCTGACAGCCAGGAGTGCAAAGACTTCACCAAGCTTGCCTTCGAGATATCGGAGCGTTTCAACATACCGGTTATCGTTCGGTTAACCACCAGAACCTCACACGCCAACGGCGTGGTGACCTGCGAGGACAGAGTCGAAGTCCCGGTCAAGGGCTACGAGAAGAACATCCAGAAAAACCTTATACTGCCCATGTTTGCCCGTAAGCTGCACGTATCACTTGAGGAACGCATGCTGGCTCTCAAGGAGTTTTCAGAAACCAGCGATATTAATCGAGTTGAAAAAGGGGAGGAGGGCGTGGGCGTTATCGCCGACGGCGTAGCCTACACCTATGCCAAGGAGGTCTATCCTTCCGCGTGGTTCCTGAAGCTGGGAATGATGCACCCTCTGCCTGAGAAGCTGGTGCGTGAGTTGGCCTCCAAGGTGAAAAAGATCTATGTGGTTGAAGAAAACGATCCGGTGATCGAGCAAGCGGTCAAGGCGATGGGTATTGCATGCATCGGCAAGGAAAAGGTGCCTCGTGTGCTTGAGCTTAATCCGGATCGTCTGCGCTCCGCGTTCTTCGATGAGGAGCCTGTCAAAATAGATACCGGTGACGTTCCTGCACGTCCCCCGGCCCTCTGTCCAGGTTGCACCCATCGCCCTGTGTTCCACATCCTCTCCCGATTGAAACCCGTTATCACCGGTGACATCGGCTGCTACACCTTAGGGGCGCTTCCTCCGCTTAACGCGATGGACACCTGCGTGGACATGGGTGCCTCCATTACAGTAGCCCACGGCATCCGCAAGGCGCTTGATCAGATCGAAGATGAGAAGCAAAAGCAGAAGAAGATCGTTGCGGTTATCGGCGACTCAACCTTCTACCACTCAGGCCTTACCGGGCTTGCCAACGCGGTATACAACTCCTCGCCCATCACGGTGGTGATAATGGACAACCGGATCACCGCGATGACCGGTCATCAGCAGCATCCTGGCACCGGCAAGACCCTTATGGGTGAAGAGACCACAGAGATCGACGCAGCAGAGGTTGCGCGTGCATTAGGGGTCAAACACGTATGGGTGGTTGATCCCAACAACTACAAGGAGACCAAAGAGGTGCTCAAGGAGGCGATTAGTCTTGATGAGCCCTCGGTTGTGGTCGCCAAACGAGCTTGTCCACTCTACGACCGCAGCGAGTGGCAAAAGCCCTACTGGATAAACACAGACGAATGCAACGGCTGCAAGATCTGCGTTGGCCTGGGATGTCCAGCCATCAGTTTCGACGCTGAGACTGAGAAAGCCAAGGTAACCGAGGTTCTTTGCACGGGCTGCTCGATCTGCGCCCAGGTCTGTCCGAAAGGAGCGATCCATGCCTCAGAAGACAACTAA
- a CDS encoding indolepyruvate oxidoreductase subunit beta (Involved in the incorporation of exogenous aryl acids in the biosynthesis of aromatic amino acids: catalysis of the ferredoxin-dependent oxidative decarboxylation of arylpyruvates.): protein MPQKTTNIFVAGVGGQGIIKFSNLLCEVAMRAGLDVKKSEIHGMAQRGGSVTTHVRFGEKVYSPLIPQGGADFICSMEHLEAVRHIAFLNREQGRLIYDPYEIAPPEVYTAQRSYPKDIEERLAKLAPNRIALPAFENALKIGNSRAQNVIMLGALSTFLPFEDSLYEEAIRAGFKPKYVDINIKAFHLGKELASQ from the coding sequence ATGCCTCAGAAGACAACTAATATCTTCGTTGCCGGCGTAGGCGGCCAGGGGATTATCAAGTTCTCCAACCTTCTGTGTGAGGTTGCCATGCGTGCCGGTCTGGACGTGAAGAAGTCCGAGATCCACGGCATGGCCCAGCGCGGCGGATCGGTAACCACCCACGTTCGATTCGGCGAGAAGGTTTACTCACCCCTGATCCCCCAGGGCGGTGCCGACTTCATCTGCTCCATGGAGCACCTGGAGGCGGTTCGCCACATTGCGTTCCTAAACCGTGAGCAGGGTCGCCTCATCTACGACCCCTATGAGATCGCTCCGCCCGAGGTCTACACCGCGCAGCGCTCCTACCCCAAAGACATTGAGGAAAGACTTGCCAAGCTCGCTCCCAATCGGATAGCGCTGCCTGCGTTCGAAAACGCCTTGAAGATCGGCAATTCCCGTGCGCAGAACGTGATCATGCTGGGAGCACTCTCCACCTTCCTGCCGTTCGAGGACTCACTCTACGAGGAAGCGATCCGCGCCGGATTCAAGCCCAAGTACGTGGATATAAACATCAAGGCGTTTCACCTGGGTAAGGAACTTGCGTCACAGTGA
- a CDS encoding NAD-dependent protein deacylase: MQDKITKARDAIAQASKILVFTGAGISKESGVPTFREADGLWEKFKAEDFATLDAFKRNPREVWKWYRERRALALKVKPNPGHYAVASLESLHSDFLVATQNIDNLHTRAGSKNVIELHGNIMHSYCMKCGHLVDESAGELPGEVPSCPCEDCDGLMRPKVVWFGEQLDPHDLERSFQFVSECDCCIVIGTSGLVYPAAQIPFLARRNDATIIDVNPEPSAITPIADYFLAGPAGQIMPQLVEE, from the coding sequence ATGCAGGATAAGATCACCAAGGCCCGCGATGCGATAGCGCAAGCCTCGAAGATTCTTGTGTTCACCGGAGCCGGTATCTCCAAGGAGTCAGGCGTCCCCACCTTCCGTGAGGCAGACGGATTGTGGGAAAAGTTCAAGGCCGAGGATTTTGCTACTCTGGATGCGTTCAAACGCAATCCTCGCGAGGTGTGGAAGTGGTATCGCGAGCGTCGTGCTCTGGCACTAAAGGTCAAGCCCAATCCCGGACACTACGCGGTGGCCAGTCTGGAATCCCTGCACTCCGATTTCCTGGTGGCCACCCAGAACATCGACAACCTCCACACCCGGGCTGGTTCAAAGAATGTAATAGAACTTCACGGCAACATCATGCACTCCTACTGCATGAAGTGCGGACACCTGGTGGACGAATCCGCTGGTGAACTCCCTGGTGAAGTCCCGAGTTGTCCCTGCGAGGACTGCGACGGCCTGATGCGGCCCAAGGTGGTATGGTTCGGTGAACAGCTTGACCCGCATGACCTTGAACGTTCATTCCAGTTCGTCTCGGAGTGCGACTGCTGCATAGTTATCGGCACCTCGGGTCTTGTCTATCCTGCCGCCCAGATTCCTTTCCTTGCGCGCCGCAACGATGCTACAATCATCGATGTAAATCCTGAGCCATCCGCGATTACACCGATCGCAGATTACTTCCTTGCGGGCCCTGCTGGCCAGATAATGCCTCAGCTTGTTGAAGAATAG
- a CDS encoding radical SAM protein yields MLKNRGEVRYTYGPVASRRLGLSLGVDILSYKTCSLDCIYCQLGRTSDLTIERKSFFPREEILAEVVEIAAQNNLDYVTFSGSGEPTLNSDIGWLIREIKSKSGRPVAVLTNSTLLWMLEVREELMATDLVVPSLDAATEETWRRLNRPHPDLEFDKVIEGLVTFANEYSGNLWVEILLVKGVNDSSEHIKALRRVLSRMRYTKIHLNTVVRPPSEGSAVALSYGELEEIAKRLPADTEAVLPFREKVKQISAHGEAERILAAIARRPMTVEQIKESLGITATRAGIILSELISNGKAKQVTHENKEFYEANQEVA; encoded by the coding sequence TTGTTGAAGAATAGGGGAGAAGTGCGTTACACATACGGACCCGTAGCCTCGCGCAGACTTGGGCTGTCCCTGGGCGTGGATATACTGTCCTACAAGACCTGCAGTCTTGACTGCATCTACTGCCAGCTGGGACGGACCTCGGATCTCACTATAGAACGCAAATCCTTTTTCCCCAGGGAAGAAATCCTTGCCGAAGTCGTGGAAATAGCAGCCCAGAATAACCTCGACTACGTCACATTTTCAGGCTCGGGCGAACCGACGCTCAATTCCGACATAGGCTGGCTGATCAGGGAGATCAAAAGCAAAAGCGGTAGACCGGTTGCGGTTCTTACCAACTCCACGCTTTTGTGGATGTTGGAAGTCCGTGAAGAGCTTATGGCAACAGATCTTGTTGTTCCCTCTCTCGATGCCGCCACCGAGGAGACCTGGCGCAGGCTGAACCGACCACATCCGGATCTGGAGTTCGATAAGGTTATCGAGGGTCTTGTGACCTTTGCCAACGAATACTCCGGCAATTTATGGGTTGAGATACTGCTGGTGAAGGGGGTAAACGATTCATCTGAGCACATCAAGGCATTACGTAGGGTTTTATCCCGAATGCGCTACACCAAGATTCACCTGAATACGGTGGTTCGGCCGCCGTCTGAAGGTTCTGCAGTAGCTCTTAGTTATGGGGAACTTGAGGAGATCGCCAAGCGCCTTCCTGCTGATACCGAAGCAGTGCTTCCCTTTCGTGAGAAGGTCAAGCAGATCAGCGCTCACGGCGAGGCTGAACGCATTCTTGCCGCAATTGCCCGTCGCCCCATGACTGTCGAACAGATTAAAGAGAGCCTCGGCATCACTGCAACCCGCGCGGGGATCATTCTAAGCGAGTTGATATCTAACGGCAAGGCAAAGCAAGTAACCCACGAAAATAAAGAGTTTTACGAAGCAAACCAAGAAGTTGCTTGA
- a CDS encoding glycosyl transferase family 1, whose translation MPSSNNKHHLEDYAPIVTSGVIREIEELARLLGPVRIVHVNSTKEGGGVAEILGWFIPIIEELGMKVDWEVITGEKDFFTITKKFHNALHGQPEEFTEEMFAAYLDNVGKNAPKIPEDVDFVVIHDPQPVAMIERYPDRSNRWAWRCHIDLSEADLRVWGFLRPFVERYDGAVFHLPQYTKNLMAPQFIVPPAIDPLAPKNEKLSEEEVSSTLHKLGVANDKRIILQVARFDRLKGPFGAIEAFRLVRRWYDCRLILAGGSATDDPESQAVLAEIQDMAGDDPDIHILNLPPDSHREINALQRAATVVVQNSRREGFGLTVTEAMWKAKPVVGTDIGGIRHQIMHGVSGFLTHSVEGLAYRIRQLFGNENIAKRFGQQAREYVRNNLLVPHHIRRWLLVFHSLRRKNGDLITL comes from the coding sequence ATGCCATCAAGTAACAACAAACATCACCTTGAGGATTACGCCCCGATCGTTACCTCGGGTGTTATCAGGGAGATAGAGGAGCTGGCGCGTTTGCTGGGTCCGGTAAGGATCGTCCACGTTAACTCAACCAAGGAGGGGGGAGGCGTTGCAGAGATCCTCGGCTGGTTCATACCGATTATTGAAGAGTTGGGTATGAAGGTGGATTGGGAGGTCATAACCGGCGAGAAAGATTTCTTCACCATTACAAAGAAGTTCCACAACGCCCTTCACGGCCAGCCCGAGGAATTCACCGAGGAGATGTTTGCCGCATATCTTGATAACGTTGGCAAAAACGCTCCCAAGATACCTGAGGATGTCGACTTCGTGGTGATACACGATCCCCAGCCGGTGGCGATGATTGAACGCTACCCTGATCGCTCCAATCGCTGGGCCTGGCGCTGCCACATCGATCTATCCGAGGCCGATCTCAGGGTCTGGGGTTTCCTGAGGCCGTTCGTTGAACGCTACGATGGGGCGGTGTTCCATCTGCCTCAGTACACTAAGAACCTGATGGCGCCGCAGTTCATCGTCCCGCCGGCGATAGACCCACTTGCACCGAAGAACGAGAAACTCTCCGAGGAGGAGGTCTCTTCGACACTTCACAAGCTAGGTGTAGCGAATGACAAACGCATCATTCTGCAGGTCGCGCGGTTTGATAGATTGAAGGGTCCCTTTGGCGCCATAGAGGCCTTCAGGCTGGTGCGACGCTGGTATGACTGCCGCTTGATACTTGCCGGAGGTTCTGCCACCGACGATCCTGAAAGTCAGGCGGTGCTTGCCGAGATTCAAGATATGGCCGGAGATGACCCAGACATCCATATCCTCAACCTGCCGCCGGACTCGCACCGAGAGATAAACGCGCTTCAGCGTGCGGCCACCGTAGTTGTCCAGAACTCAAGGCGGGAAGGATTCGGACTCACCGTGACCGAGGCGATGTGGAAAGCCAAGCCGGTGGTGGGAACCGATATCGGCGGCATCCGGCATCAGATAATGCATGGGGTTTCCGGATTCCTTACCCACTCGGTAGAAGGTCTTGCCTATCGAATCCGACAACTTTTTGGCAACGAGAACATAGCAAAGCGCTTCGGTCAGCAGGCACGGGAGTATGTGCGCAACAACCTGTTGGTTCCGCATCACATCCGCCGCTGGCTTCTTGTATTTCACTCCTTGCGCAGGAAGAACGGCGACCTGATAACACTGTAA
- a CDS encoding molecular chaperone, producing MGKIKRYDPFWGIDSFRRDMDRLFDSFFGRWPSEGYPTLWGPAVDIEETKDSLVVRAEIPGMKKEDIKIQTVGDNLVISGERRHEAEEKDRHFHRVEHAYGKFQRVVSLPIEVESDKAKASYKEGVLEITFPKSDKARAKEIEVE from the coding sequence ATGGGTAAGATAAAGAGATACGACCCCTTCTGGGGAATTGACTCATTCCGCCGTGATATGGATCGGTTGTTCGACTCGTTCTTCGGCCGCTGGCCAAGCGAGGGGTATCCAACATTGTGGGGCCCAGCTGTTGATATTGAGGAGACCAAGGACTCACTCGTTGTCCGTGCCGAGATCCCGGGCATGAAGAAGGAAGACATCAAGATCCAGACCGTCGGTGACAACCTTGTGATCTCAGGGGAGCGGCGGCATGAGGCCGAGGAGAAGGATCGGCACTTCCATCGCGTAGAGCATGCCTACGGGAAGTTTCAGCGTGTGGTCTCCTTACCGATCGAGGTTGAGTCTGACAAGGCCAAGGCCAGCTATAAGGAAGGCGTTCTGGAGATAACCTTCCCCAAGTCTGACAAGGCCAGGGCCAAAGAGATCGAGGTAGAATGA
- a CDS encoding trehalose-6-phosphate synthase, whose protein sequence is MRSERSKKTGQENLSGRSSKKKKRRLLVVSNRSPYYLESTGGTMRMVRNVSGMVTGLEPVLSSTKGMWIAWGTAPENCSADTYRIPPSNPTFDLKLIPLDFDELKHFYLGFSNSTLWPLAHNFLGRTAYLEEDWRVYVAVNQKFAAAVAQEAKPSDLIWVNDYHLALVPMMLRSLRVRSKIGFFWHIPFPPFDLFRTLPWRKEFLEGLIKADLIGFHCRSYVQNFLHAVEDILKRDVSFGKGLIRNKRTVKVEAFPMGVDYPGIQELVHKEETQEAAKRLRQDIGVEHIVLGVDRLDYSKGIPERLAAVERFLEENPRYLGKISFVQISVPSRIQIPEYYRMRQEVENAVGRINGRFAHAAWTPVYYYFRALPFEELVTYYLAADLCFVTPLRDGMNLIAKEYVAAQDPQKGMLVLSEFAGAAEELKEAVIVNPYSIPSLVRGLKEALEINVAERRTRMSRMRKRLRRKNVEKWGRAFLDRLKESSYDGKRVRRKKV, encoded by the coding sequence GTGAGATCAGAGAGAAGCAAAAAGACCGGGCAGGAGAATTTATCCGGGCGTTCTTCAAAAAAGAAGAAACGTCGTCTTCTGGTGGTCTCCAACCGTAGTCCCTATTACCTGGAATCAACAGGTGGCACCATGCGCATGGTCCGCAACGTCAGTGGTATGGTTACCGGTCTGGAACCGGTGCTTAGCTCAACAAAAGGGATGTGGATAGCATGGGGAACGGCTCCTGAGAACTGTTCTGCCGATACCTATCGTATTCCACCCTCCAATCCTACCTTTGATCTTAAACTTATCCCCCTTGATTTTGACGAACTCAAGCACTTTTACCTGGGTTTTTCCAACTCCACGCTCTGGCCGCTTGCCCATAATTTCCTTGGCCGTACCGCTTATCTTGAGGAAGACTGGCGGGTCTATGTGGCTGTGAATCAAAAATTTGCCGCCGCGGTTGCCCAAGAGGCAAAGCCTTCTGATCTCATCTGGGTAAACGACTATCATCTGGCCCTTGTTCCAATGATGCTGCGTTCGCTGCGTGTGCGTTCGAAGATCGGTTTCTTCTGGCACATACCTTTTCCCCCTTTTGATCTTTTCAGAACACTGCCCTGGCGTAAGGAGTTTCTTGAAGGGTTGATCAAAGCCGACCTTATTGGGTTTCACTGCCGGTCGTACGTTCAGAACTTCCTGCACGCCGTAGAGGATATATTGAAGAGGGATGTTTCCTTTGGCAAGGGGTTGATTCGTAATAAGCGGACGGTTAAGGTGGAGGCATTCCCGATGGGGGTGGATTACCCAGGGATTCAAGAGCTTGTCCATAAAGAAGAGACCCAGGAGGCGGCCAAGCGCCTGCGGCAGGATATTGGGGTGGAGCACATCGTTCTGGGTGTGGACAGGCTTGACTACTCCAAGGGTATACCCGAGCGTCTTGCGGCAGTGGAGAGGTTCCTTGAGGAGAATCCTCGTTACCTGGGCAAGATCTCGTTTGTACAGATATCGGTTCCGAGTCGCATTCAGATCCCTGAATACTATCGAATGAGACAGGAGGTTGAGAATGCGGTTGGAAGGATAAACGGCCGATTTGCACATGCTGCCTGGACCCCGGTTTACTACTACTTTCGTGCCTTGCCTTTTGAGGAACTCGTCACCTATTATCTCGCCGCGGATCTATGTTTTGTTACACCCCTGCGTGATGGCATGAACCTTATAGCCAAGGAGTACGTGGCGGCTCAGGATCCACAAAAAGGGATGCTTGTGCTTTCGGAGTTTGCGGGTGCTGCCGAGGAACTGAAGGAAGCGGTGATCGTGAATCCTTACAGTATACCTTCGCTTGTCCGTGGGCTCAAGGAAGCACTTGAGATAAATGTTGCAGAAAGGCGCACACGTATGAGCCGGATGCGTAAACGTCTGCGCCG